The genomic region GAGCTACCACAATGATTTTTTCCATAATCCTCCTCTTGTCTAAAACCATTATTAACGGTCAGCCTTTGCTCGACATCAACCTGACATCTCCGGGTGTCATTCTTGGTTTTATATCCGGTGGGGCTGTTATTTACTGGTTTACAGGAAGTTCCATGCAGGCCGTAACAACAGGAGCTTATCGTGCAGTCGAATATATCAAAAAACATATCAATCTCAACATTCAGGAAGCCGATGTGAAAGCCTCAAAGGATGTGGTGAGAATATGTACCCGTTATGCCCAGTCGGGGATGTGGAATATTTTCGGGGTCATTTTTTCATTGACCCTTGCTTTTTCATTCTTTAACCCCAATTTCTTTGTCAGTTACCTGATTTCAATTGCTGTTTTCGGATTGTTTCAGGCCATGTATATGGCCAATACAGGTGGTGCGTGGGACAATGCCAAAAAAGTGGTAGAAGTGGATCTGAAGGAAAAAGGAACTCCGCTTCATGCCGCAACTGTAATTGGCGACACTGTCGGTGATCCATATAAGGACACAGCTTCTGTGGCACTGAACCCTATTATTAAATTCTCCACCCTGTTTGGTCTGCTTGCTGCTGAAATTTCTATTCACAACCTTCAGAAAACGGCTGAAACCGGTGGAACCAATTATTTCCCCTATATCGGTATTGTATTTTTCCTTACCGGTTTGTTCTTTGTTTACCGTTCCTTTTATGGAATGAGGATAAAAAAATAGCCACATTATTCTTGCACAAGGGAGCCTCCTGTATGACAGGGGGCTTCTTTTTTTCAGTCTTCATCTACTTTAAGTACAGCCATGAATGCTGATTGGGGAACTTCAACAGAACCAATCTGTTTCATTCGTTTTTTGCCTTTCTTTTGTTTTTCAAGCAATTTTCTCTTTCGGGTTATATCGCCTCCATAACATTTGGCTGTAACGTCTTTTCTGACAGGTTTTATCGTTTCCCTTGCTATTATCTTGGACCCTATGGCTGCCTGAATAGCAACCTCAAATTGCTGACGGGGTATTAATTTTCTTAGTTTCTCACAGATTTTTCTTCCGTAATCATAGGCTTTATCCCTGTGAATTATAGCCGAAAGGGCATCTACCGGTTCTCCGTTGAGCATAATATCAAGCTTGATCAGTGATGATTCTTTCCAGCCTGCATTGTGGTAATCGAGTGATGCATATCCTCTCGAAATTGTTTTTAATTTGTCGTAAAAATCGAAGATAATTTCGGAAAGTGGCATCAGAAAACTTAACTCGACACGGGTAGGGGTAATATAAAACTGATTCTGAAGTACGCCTCTTTTACCAAGGCAGAGTTTGATAATCGGCCCAACGTATTCTGATTTGGTAATTATTTCGGCATTAATATAGGGTTCTTCAATGCTTTTAATACGTGAAAAATCAGGGAGTTCCGAAGGATTGTTAATGAATATTTCGTTGCCGCTGGTGAGATTGACTTTTACCGAGACGTTCGGAACAGTTGTAATTACTGTCATGTCAAATTCCCGTTCGAGCCTTTCCTGAATGATTTCCATGTGAAGCATGCCAAGAAAACCGCAGCGGAAACCATAGCCAAGTGCTGCTGAAGTCTCAGGTTCATAAACGAGTGAAGCATCATTCAGCTTGAGTTTCTCCATGCAGTCCCTCAGCTCTTCAAATTCTTCATTGACAACAGGATAAATGCCGGCAAATACCATGGGTTTAACGTCTTCAAAGCCCTGAATGGCTTCGCGGCAGGGGTTCAAATAGTGGGTGATGGTATCTCCGACTTTTACTTCACTGGCGGCTTTAATCCCCGAAATCAGGTAGCCGACATCTCCGGCAGTTATTACCTCACGTGGTACCTGATTAAGTTTGAGTATGCCTATTTCATCAGCTATATAGTCGTGCCTGGTGTTGACAAACATTACTCTTTCCCCTTTGCGGATGGTGCCGTTAAAAATTCTGAAATAAACAATGACTCCACGGTAAGAGTTATAGACAGAATCGAAAATCAATGCCTGAAGGGGAGCCTCCGGATCGCCTTTTGGTGAAGGTATTCGCTCTATGATAGCTTTTAATATTTCATCGACTCCTTCACCGGTTTTTGCACTGGCAAGTAAAATTTCTTCTGCCTTGCAGCCCACCATGTCAACAATCTGGTCTTTAACTTCCTCAATCATGGCGCCAGGAAGGTCAATTTTGTTGATGACTGGAATAATTACCAGATCGTGTTCGAGGGCAAGAAAAAGATTGCTGATGGTTTGTGCTTCTATCCCCTGGGTGGCATCAACCACTAGTAATGCCCCTTCGCACGAAGCAATAGCTCTCGAAACTTCGTAGGAAAAATCGACATGTCCGGGGGTATCAATCAGGTTGAGTAC from Sphingobacteriales bacterium harbors:
- the lepA gene encoding elongation factor 4, with amino-acid sequence MKFIRNFCIIAHIDHGKSTLADRLLQITRTISERELVEQVLDDMDLERERGITIKSHAIQMEYTLDGQNYVLNLIDTPGHVDFSYEVSRAIASCEGALLVVDATQGIEAQTISNLFLALEHDLVIIPVINKIDLPGAMIEEVKDQIVDMVGCKAEEILLASAKTGEGVDEILKAIIERIPSPKGDPEAPLQALIFDSVYNSYRGVIVYFRIFNGTIRKGERVMFVNTRHDYIADEIGILKLNQVPREVITAGDVGYLISGIKAASEVKVGDTITHYLNPCREAIQGFEDVKPMVFAGIYPVVNEEFEELRDCMEKLKLNDASLVYEPETSAALGYGFRCGFLGMLHMEIIQERLEREFDMTVITTVPNVSVKVNLTSGNEIFINNPSELPDFSRIKSIEEPYINAEIITKSEYVGPIIKLCLGKRGVLQNQFYITPTRVELSFLMPLSEIIFDFYDKLKTISRGYASLDYHNAGWKESSLIKLDIMLNGEPVDALSAIIHRDKAYDYGRKICEKLRKLIPRQQFEVAIQAAIGSKIIARETIKPVRKDVTAKCYGGDITRKRKLLEKQKKGKKRMKQIGSVEVPQSAFMAVLKVDED